In the Theobroma cacao cultivar B97-61/B2 chromosome 1, Criollo_cocoa_genome_V2, whole genome shotgun sequence genome, one interval contains:
- the LOC18613311 gene encoding non-specific lipid-transfer protein-like protein At2g13820, giving the protein MALKNVKLGLALVLVGMLCYKATAQSGCTSVLMGLAPCLNYIAGNSTTPASSCCSQLSSVVQSQPQCLCSALSGGGSSLGITINQTRALSLPGACNVQTPPVSRCNAANGPAAPPVSSTASPPADSSDETPDTPATSSMPSIPSGTGSKTVPTKENSTSNGNIMKMPLTLTLFTLFIASYISLITLC; this is encoded by the exons ATGGCTTTAAAAAATGTCAAGTTGGGTCTAGCCCTGGTTCTTGTAGGCATGCTTTGTTATAAAGCCACAGCTCAGTCTGGTTGCACCAGTGTGCTCATGGGGTTAGCCCCGTGCTTAAACTACATTGCAGGAAATTCGACAACCCCGGCATCATCTTGCTGCTCTCAGCTTTCTAGCGTAGTTCAATCACAGCCACAGTGTCTTTGCTCAGCACTCAGTGGTGGCGGCTCATCACTAGGTATTACCATCAATCAGACTCGAGCTCTGTCACTCCCCGGAGCTTGCAATGTGCAGACACCCCCAGTTAGCAGGTGTAACG CTGCCAATGGTCCAGCAGCTCCCCCAGTGAGCTCCACAGCAAGTCCTCCAGCTGATAGTTCAGATGAGACACCTGACACTCCAGCTACATCATCAATGCCAAGCATTCCTTCAG GAACTGGGTCTAAAACTGTCCCTACAAAAGAAAACAGCACATCAAATGgaaatattatgaaaatgccgCTTACTCTCACTCTCTTCACTCTGTTTATTGCTTCATACATTTCTCTTATCACCTTATGTTGA
- the LOC18613312 gene encoding non-specific lipid-transfer protein-like protein At2g13820 isoform X2, giving the protein MAARSMKGAMLAAVVIVAATLWTGAVAQSSSSCTNVLVSMSPCLDYIQGNSSKPSSSCCSQLANVVRSQPQCLCEVLNGGASSLGVSVNQTQAMALPTACNVKTPPASQCNGGASKTVPTTDDGISTGNSTKLSFSKLFVLLFIAFQASSFITV; this is encoded by the exons ATGGCAGCTAGAAGCATGAAGGGAGCAATGCTTGCGGCGGTGGTTATAGTTGCAGCGACTTTATGGACAGGAGCTGTGGCACAATCAAGTTCAAGTTGCACCAATGTGCTTGTTAGCATGTCTCCATGCCTGGATTATATACAAGGAAACTCATCCAAGCCATCTTCTTCATGCTGCTCCCAGCTTGCTAATGTTGTGAGGTCACAGCCTCAGTGCCTCTGCGAGGTCCTTAACGGTGGTGCCTCATCACTTGGAGTCAGTGTTAATCAGACTCAGGCCATGGCTCTCCCAACAGCTTGCAATGTTAAGACTCCCCCTGCTAGCCAGTGCAATG GTGGTGCGTCTAAGACTGTTCCAACAACAGACGATGGCATATCAACTGGGAACTCCACTAAGCTCTCATTTTCAAAGCTCTTCGTCTTGCTCTTCATCGCTTTCCAGGCTTCAAGCTTTATCACCGTCTAA
- the LOC18613312 gene encoding non-specific lipid-transfer protein-like protein At2g13820 isoform X1 codes for MAARSMKGAMLAAVVIVAATLWTGAVAQSSSSCTNVLVSMSPCLDYIQGNSSKPSSSCCSQLANVVRSQPQCLCEVLNGGASSLGVSVNQTQAMALPTACNVKTPPASQCNASSPADSPSGTSDSPSGGASKTVPTTDDGISTGNSTKLSFSKLFVLLFIAFQASSFITV; via the exons ATGGCAGCTAGAAGCATGAAGGGAGCAATGCTTGCGGCGGTGGTTATAGTTGCAGCGACTTTATGGACAGGAGCTGTGGCACAATCAAGTTCAAGTTGCACCAATGTGCTTGTTAGCATGTCTCCATGCCTGGATTATATACAAGGAAACTCATCCAAGCCATCTTCTTCATGCTGCTCCCAGCTTGCTAATGTTGTGAGGTCACAGCCTCAGTGCCTCTGCGAGGTCCTTAACGGTGGTGCCTCATCACTTGGAGTCAGTGTTAATCAGACTCAGGCCATGGCTCTCCCAACAGCTTGCAATGTTAAGACTCCCCCTGCTAGCCAGTGCAATG CTTCTTCTCCCGCCGACTCCCCATCAGGAACATCAGATTCTCCTTCAG GTGGTGCGTCTAAGACTGTTCCAACAACAGACGATGGCATATCAACTGGGAACTCCACTAAGCTCTCATTTTCAAAGCTCTTCGTCTTGCTCTTCATCGCTTTCCAGGCTTCAAGCTTTATCACCGTCTAA
- the LOC18613313 gene encoding F-box/kelch-repeat protein SKIP30: MSGLIEGLPDAVALRCIARVPFYLYPKLELVSRSWRAAIHSPELFKARQEVGSAEELLCVCAFDPENLWQMYDPLRDLWITLPVLPSKIRHLAHFGVVSTGGKLFVLGGGSDAVDPSTGDQDGSFATDEVWSYDPIMRRWAQRASMILPRAMFACCVLKGKVIVAGGFTSCRKSISQAEMYDPEKDVWIPIPDLHRTHNSACSGLVIGGKVHVLHKGLSTVQVLDHMGSGWTVEDYGWLQGPMAVVQGALYVMSHGLIFKQEKEVRKVVISASEFRRRIGFAMTGLGDEIYVIGGVIGPDRFNWDMKPMSDVDSWTVGGDRPTWRQAAPMTKCRGTIYGSTQLRI; encoded by the coding sequence ATGTCTGGATTAATTGAAGGTCTTCCAGATGCTGTTGCCCTTAGGTGCATAGCACGGGTTCCCTTCTACCTTTATCCTAAGTTGGAGCTTGTTTCTCGTTCCTGGAGAGCTGCCATTCATAGCCCTGAGCTGTTTAAGGCTCGACAGGAGGTTGGCTCAGCAGAGGAACTTCTGTGTGTGTGCGCCTTTGATCCAGAGAATTTATGGCAGATGTATGATCCTCTCCGCGACCTTTGGATTACTCTTCCTGTCCTTCCCTCAAAGATCAGGCACCTTGCCCACTTTGGTGTGGTCTCAACTGGTGGAAAGTTGTTTGTGCTTGGTGGTGGGAGTGATGCTGTTGACCCATCAACTGGTGATCAAGATGGGAGTTTTGCAACTGATGAAGTTTGGTCATATGATCCTATAATGCGTCGGTGGGCTCAACGTGCATCTATGATCTTACCTCGTGCCATGTTTGCATGCTGCGTTTTGAAGGGAAAGGTCATCGTTGCTGGTGGCTTCACCAGCTGCAGAAAATCTATATCTCAAGCAGAAATGTATGATCCTGAGAAGGATGTGTGGATTCCAATACCTGATCTCCACCGCACTCATAATTCAGCATGCTCAGGATTAGTTATTGGAGGAAAGGTGCATGTCTTGCACAAGGGATTATCTACAGTGCAAGTCTTGGACCATATGGGGTCTGGGTGGACAGTGGAGGATTATGGTTGGCTCCAGGGTCCAATGGCAGTTGTACAGGGAGCCCTCTACGTGATGAGCCATGGACTTATTTTCAAGCAGGAAAAGGAAGTGAGAAAGGTGGTGATTTCTGCCTCGGAGTTTCGTAGGAGAATCGGGTTTGCGATGACGGGACTAGGAGATGAAATTTACGTGATAGGAGGGGTGATTGGCCCTGACCGATTTAATTGGGATATGAAACCAATGTCTGATGTGGATAGCTGGACAGTTGGCGGTGATAGACCGACATGGCGTCAAGCAGCTCCAATGACAAAATGCCGAGGAACAATTTATGGCTCTACTCAGCTAAGAATTTAA
- the LOC18613314 gene encoding tRNA (guanine-N(7)-)-methyltransferase non-catalytic subunit wdr4, with protein MEDPPIEECEHDDVNKTEQDTQMEESKQNNKDVEVAPALIAVHPTQNSVAVSVGSDLRVFNVPEDCAVTLVDESGGASHNDSIRAIKYGANGKLFVSAGDDKLVKVWSTESWRCISTVYSEKRVSALAVSNDGLHVCFADKFGVVWVVDLPGVDGSEAPLNRKAVPLLGHYCSIITSLEFSPDGRFIVSADRDFKIRVTVFPKKPLDGAHEIQSFCLGHKEFVSCLAFICTPDYLQGILVSGSGDSTVRMWDVISGSLLDTCEVGAKAEQLKFDTSEANCSTVTDICTIPDCTLIAVAIQSLQGIMLLSCNLPSETLSVVKVVSIVGENFIPTSLGSSISGGLLWMVTGASKLSGSDHSSLSRVKVISGFRKSSPDSLEQEPVVLGDCEIPGGAKLLEKLQGSISIDEKVFSAAAEAVKTAMCNLLIKKQYSVEKRECRKRTRNDKKMR; from the exons ATGGAAGATCCTCCAATTGAAGAGTGTGAACACGACGACGTCAACAAAACGGAGCAAGATACTCAAATGGAAGAAagtaaacaaaacaataaagaCGTGGAAGTTGCTCCCGCCCTTATTGCCGTCCACCCGACCCAGAACTCCGTTGCAGTCTCCGTCGGGTCGGACCTTCGTGTCTTCAATGTGCC AGAAGATTGCGCTGTTACTTTGGTGGATGAATCTGGCGGTGCTTCTCATAATGATTCAATAAGAGCTATTAAATATGGAGCAAACGGAAAGCTCTTTGTATCTGCTGGAGATGACAAGCTTGTCAAGGTTTGGTCTACCGAGTCTTGGCGCTGTATTTCTACTGT GTATTCTGAAAAGAGAGTGAGTGCTCTTGCCGTAAGCAATGATGGTCTTCATGTTTGTTTTGCTGACAAATTTGGAGTGGTTTGGGTGGTGGATCTTCCAGGGGTTGATGGAAGTGAAGCTCCTCTTAACAGGAAGGCAGTTCCATTGCTTGGTCATTATTGTAGCATCATTACTAGCTTG GAGTTTTCACCAGATGGACGGTTTATTGTTAGCGCCGAcagagattttaaaattcgT GTTACAGTGTTTCCCAAGAAGCCATTAGATGGAGCTCATGAGATTCAAAGCTTTTGTCTTGGTCATAAGGA GTTTGTTTCTTGCCTTGCCTTCATTTGCACTCCAGATTATTTGCAGGGTATTCTTGTGTCTGGAAGTGGTGATTCAACT GTTCGCATGTGGGATGTTATATCTGGATCCCTTCTTGATACTTGTGAAGTTGGTGCAAAG GCAGAACAATTAAAGTTTGACACAAGTGAAGCTAACTGTTCAACTGTTACTGATATATGCACAATCCCAGATTGTACCCTTATTGCAGTGGCCATTCAAAG TTTGCAAGGAATAATGTTGTTGAGCTGCAACCTTCCATCTGAGACTCTTTCTGTTGTCAAG GTGGTTTCAATTGTGGGGGAGAATTTCATTCCTACAAGCCTAGGCAGCAGCATTTCTGGAGGATTATTGTGGATGGTAACAGGTGCCTCTAAGTTGAGTGGTTCTGATCACTCGTCTTTGTCACGAGTAAAAGTGATATCTGGTTTTAGAAAAAGCAGTCCCGATTCATTGGAGCAGGAGCCAGTTGTTCTGGGGGATTGTGAAATACCTGGTGGAGCAAAACTGCTGGAGAAGTTGCAGGGAAGTATTTCAATTGATGAAAAGGTGTTCTCGGCAGCTGCCGAAGCCGTGAAAACAGCAATGTGCAATTTGTTAATTAAGAAGCAATATTCTGTCGAGAAACGAGAGTGTAGAAAGAGAACcagaaatgataagaaaatgaGGTAA